One Salvelinus fontinalis isolate EN_2023a chromosome 11, ASM2944872v1, whole genome shotgun sequence DNA window includes the following coding sequences:
- the rce1a gene encoding CAAX prenyl protease 2 codes for MVEDDDLTPNLMSSQMWSSNGEFVPPDGICWVSVLSCLLLACSYVGSLYVWRSDLPRDHPAVIKRRFTSVLIVSALSPVFVWTWKVYTGVMPGPSLLALMGIRFEGLIPAIILPLLLTMVLFLGPLIQLAMDCPWGFMDGIRVALDPWFWALCLRDMRWLRNQVVAPLTEELVFRACMLPMLVPCASPSTAMLTCPLFFGVAHFHHVIELLRFRQGSVSGIFLAAVFQFSYTAVFGAYTAFIFIRTGHLVGPVLCHSFCNHMGFPALSTALEHHHRFTILSCYLLGVLLFLLLLFPLTDPLYYGLPTPVCTLASVPSSLCIS; via the exons ATGGTAGAGGATGACGATTTAACGCCAAATCTTATGTCAAGCCAAATGTGGAGCAGCAATGGCGAGTTTGTTCCTCCTGACGGAATATGCTGGGTGTCTGTTCTGTCATGTTTGCTGCTTGCCTGCTCCTACGTTGGGAGCTTATACGTGTGGAGAAGTGATTTGCCAAG GGACCACCCGGCCGTTATCAAGAGGCGCTTCACCagtgtcctgatcgtgtctgcCTTGTCGCCTGTCTTCGTGTGGACATGGAAGGTATACACTGGTGTGATG CCCGGCCCGTCGTTGCTGGCTCTGATGGGCATTCGCTTCGAGGGCCTCATCCCAGCCATCATACTGCCTCTACTGCTCACAATG GTTCTGTTTCTTGGCCCTCTCATCCAACTGGCTATGGACTGCCCCTGGGGCTTCATGGATGGGATACGAGTGGCCCTTG ACCCATGGTTCTGGGCTCTGTGCCTCAGGGACATGCGCTGGCTGAGGAACCAGGTGGTGGCCCCTCTGACTGAGGAGCTGGTGTTCAGGGCTTGTATGCTGCCCATGCTGGTACCCTGCGCCAGCCCCTCCACTGCCATGTTGACCTGTCCCCTTTTCTTTGGAGTAG CTCACTTTCATCATGTGATCGAACTGCTGCGATTCAGACAGGGCAGTGTGTCTGGGATCTTTCTCGCTGCAG TGTTCCAGTTTTCCTACACCGCTGTCTTTGGAGCTTACACTGCCTTCATATTTATCAGAACAG gTCACCTGGTGGGTCCGGTGCTGTGCCACTCTTTCTGTAATCACATGGGCTTCCCTGCCCTGAGCACGGCCCTGGAGCACCACCACCGCTTCACCATCCTCTCCTGCTACCTGCTGggggtcctcctcttcctcctcctccttttcccccTCACAGACCCCCTCTACTACGGCCTGCCCACCCCCGTCTGCACCCTGGCCTCTGTCCCCAGCTCCCTATGCATCTCCTGA